Genomic segment of Pararhodobacter zhoushanensis:
GCCGGGAGATGACCGCCGATCCGGTGCTGTTGTTTCGCTATTCGGCGCTTACCTTCAACGGTCACCGCATCCACTATGACCGGGCGTTCTGCGCGACCGAAGGGTATGACGGCCTCGTCGTGCACGGCCCGCTGCTGGCGACGCTCCTGCTGGATCTGCTTCGCGTCGACGGCGGCGCCCTGCCCCAGAGCTTCCGCTTTCGCGCCAAAGCGCCGATCACCGATGGCACGCCCTTCACACTTTGCGGGCGGATCGACGGGGCCGAGGCGCATCTGTGGGTGCGGCGCGCCGATGGGGTGCTGGCGATGGAAGGCTGGGCGGGACTTTAGAGCCGCTTTTCGAAATACACCCGGTCAAACCCGTCGGTGACCCGGCGACCGGTCTGGGTGAAGCCGAGATAGGGATAAAGCGTCAGGTTTTCGGTCATCGCGGCATTGGTGTAGAGCCGGATCGCGCCCAGCCCCTGCGCCCGCGCCTCCGCCTCGGCATGGTCCATCAGCGCGCGGCCCAGTCCCTGACCTGCGGCCTCGGGCAGCACGGCGATCGCATCGAGATAGAGGTGATCGCCCAGCGGCCAGAACGCCGCATAGGCAAGGGCAGCGCCGTCACCGGCAACCCAGACGCACCCGTCAGCGATCAGCGTGGCATAATCGGCATCCATCGGCGCAGGGCGGCGACCGATCTCGCGGGATGTAGCGGGCATAGGCGGCCTCGGCGCAGGCGCGAATCGCACCAAGGTCAGCGGGGGTGGCAAGACGGATCATGCCCCTGTTGAACACCAAAGCCCCTGAATGGAAAAGCCCCGCCGAAGCGGGGCCTTCCGAAGAACAGGCTTGGAAAGGATCAGGCAGCAGCCTTGGCGATCTCTTTCTTGATGGCCAGAGCGCGGGTCGACAGTTCGACATCCTTCGCCTTGGCAAGGAACGAGTCGAGGCCACCGCGGTGGTCGACCGAGCGCAGGGCAGCGGCCGAGATACGCAGTTTGTAGGCACGGCCCGTGGCATCCGACGCCAGCGTGACATCCACCAAGTTCGGCAGGAAGCGCCGCTTGGAACGGTTGTTGGCGTGGCTTACGTTGTTGCCCGACATCGGGCCTTTACCGGTCAATTCGCAGCGGCGCGACATGGTGTCATCCTCGTCTGGTTCAGTCGGGCACCGGGTCCACGAAGCGGGGGCGCCGTCAAAGCTTAGAGCACTGGCAAGCAGTGCCCGGAATATCGAACGGGGTCTTAGGGTGAATTCGCACCCTCGTCAAGGGATTCGCCACACTTCGTGAGCGAAGATACCATCGCCCGGGCCGCAGCCCCTGCTGCGGTCTCGCCCCGGGCGACGGCAGCGGCGAAATCGGCCATGCGGGCGCGCGCGGCGGGGGTCTGCAGCTGCGACAGCAGCGCCTGCCGTACCTCCTCGGTAAACCAGTGCCGCGCCTGCTCGGCACGGCGGCGGTCCCAGTGGCCCTGCGCCTTGCGCCAGCCCGACAGCGCCGTGATTTCGGCCCAGACGGCATCCAGCCCGCGCTCTTCCAGCGCCGAGGCCGTCATCGCCTTGGGAAAGCCCGGTGCATCCTGCGGACGCGGGCGCAGCAGATGCAGGGCCCCGGCATAATCGGCGCGCGTGCGCTGTGCGGCGGCTTTCAGATCGCCATCGGCCTTGTTCACCACGATCATGTCGGCGGCTTCCATGATACCGCGCTTGACCCCCTGCAACTCGTCGCCACCTGCCGGGGCGAGCAGCAGCACAAAAACATCCGACAACTCGGCCACCACAGTCTCGGATTGCCCGACGCCGACCGTCTCGATGAGCACCACATC
This window contains:
- the rpmB gene encoding 50S ribosomal protein L28, encoding MSRRCELTGKGPMSGNNVSHANNRSKRRFLPNLVDVTLASDATGRAYKLRISAAALRSVDHRGGLDSFLAKAKDVELSTRALAIKKEIAKAAA
- the meaB gene encoding methylmalonyl Co-A mutase-associated GTPase MeaB; amino-acid sequence: MSELATRILSADRRALARAITLVESTRADHRVQATALLEELAGHGRQALRIGLSGTPGVGKSTFIESFGTLLVEQGLKVAVLAVDPSSARTGGSILGDKTRMERLSRLPGAFIRPSPSQTHLGGVARRTREAVALCEAAGFDVVLIETVGVGQSETVVAELSDVFVLLLAPAGGDELQGVKRGIMEAADMIVVNKADGDLKAAAQRTRADYAGALHLLRPRPQDAPGFPKAMTASALEERGLDAVWAEITALSGWRKAQGHWDRRRAEQARHWFTEEVRQALLSQLQTPAARARMADFAAAVARGETAAGAAARAMVSSLTKCGESLDEGANSP
- a CDS encoding GNAT family N-acetyltransferase, translated to MPATSREIGRRPAPMDADYATLIADGCVWVAGDGAALAYAAFWPLGDHLYLDAIAVLPEAAGQGLGRALMDHAEAEARAQGLGAIRLYTNAAMTENLTLYPYLGFTQTGRRVTDGFDRVYFEKRL